The following are encoded in a window of Roseimaritima ulvae genomic DNA:
- a CDS encoding DUF1559 domain-containing protein, which yields MTLRSRQAFTLVELLVVIAIIGVLVGLLLPAVQAAREAARRMSCSNNLKQIGLAIHNYESSTTRLPASWSHPGNASGDGWSSQARLLPYLEQMALADEIDFAAGYGVAQINTSTGLQRLASFRVPTYLCPSEVNDNVRNDSSGAPEHYPLNYGYNAGPFFVFNPANGTTGEGVFAANRYLGFNSCTDGLSQTLAFAEVKAYTPYFRDVAAGNSQSIPTSTAEICALGGSFKSTTGHTEWVDGRVHQTGVTSTFGPNTEVLCVQGGTTYDVDWTNMREGRSTTDTTYAAVTSRSYHPGGVNVVLMDGSVQFKAETIDLVTWRALSTRAGGEVVREN from the coding sequence ATGACGTTGCGTTCCCGACAGGCGTTTACGCTGGTTGAGTTATTGGTAGTGATTGCCATTATCGGCGTTCTAGTGGGGCTGTTGCTGCCGGCAGTGCAAGCGGCCCGCGAAGCGGCCCGGCGGATGAGCTGCAGCAACAATCTCAAACAGATCGGCTTGGCGATCCACAACTATGAGTCGTCGACGACCCGGTTGCCGGCGTCCTGGTCGCATCCGGGCAACGCTAGCGGAGACGGTTGGTCCAGCCAGGCGCGTCTGCTGCCGTACTTGGAGCAGATGGCTTTGGCCGATGAGATCGACTTTGCGGCCGGATACGGGGTCGCTCAGATCAACACTTCGACCGGCCTGCAGCGGTTGGCCAGTTTCCGCGTGCCCACGTACCTATGTCCTTCGGAAGTCAACGACAATGTGCGGAACGACTCGTCGGGCGCGCCAGAGCACTATCCGTTGAATTATGGCTACAACGCGGGCCCCTTTTTCGTGTTCAATCCGGCCAACGGCACCACGGGTGAAGGCGTGTTTGCAGCCAATCGTTATCTGGGTTTCAACAGTTGCACCGACGGGCTGAGTCAGACGCTGGCGTTTGCGGAAGTCAAAGCCTACACGCCCTATTTTCGCGACGTGGCCGCCGGCAACAGCCAGAGTATTCCCACCAGCACGGCGGAGATCTGTGCTTTGGGGGGAAGTTTTAAATCGACCACGGGGCATACCGAATGGGTCGACGGCCGGGTTCACCAGACCGGTGTGACCAGCACCTTCGGCCCCAACACGGAAGTTCTTTGTGTCCAGGGTGGCACAACCTACGACGTGGACTGGACCAACATGCGTGAGGGTCGTTCGACGACCGATACCACCTACGCGGCGGTGACCTCGCGCAGTTACCACCCCGGCGGCGTAAACGTGGTCTTGATGGACGGTTCGGTTCAGTTCAAAGCCGAAACGATTGACCTGGTTACTTGGCGAGCGCTTTCAACGCGGGCCGGTGGCGAAGTCGTTCGCGAAAACTAG
- a CDS encoding alkaline phosphatase family protein, with translation MPRKVVLLNVVGLTPELVAHAPRIAQLGTPRPLRSPLPAVTCTSQATLLTGLPPSEHGVVGNGWYFRDTGEIRFWQQSNALIQGETLYSAIAPAKTAKMFWWFNQGAPVQWSATPKPHYGSDGSKQFGILDQTDCRLVEQLGEFPFHAFWGPFAGLASSDWIARASAAVIRQQQPDLTLVYLPHLDYDYQRFPQRDPQRVAEVDRCAGEVIDAADAVGAKVVVVSEYGLVPVSRPVLINRLLRQQGWLSVRDGPFGEMLMPMDSQAFAVADHQLAHVYVRDPSLRAAVRRTLEAAEGIAAVVDPHDIGLGHARSGELIALADPEAWFAYYYWLDDARAPDFARCVDIHRKPGYDPCELFITSKLRAAARLAQKKLGMRYRMDVIPLDPSLVRGSHGLHPDPQSGPVIVGDDAPEDMQDVKSYVQGLMA, from the coding sequence ATGCCCCGCAAAGTTGTTCTGTTGAATGTGGTCGGACTGACCCCGGAACTGGTTGCCCACGCCCCTCGCATCGCCCAACTGGGCACGCCCCGTCCGCTCCGCAGCCCCCTGCCGGCCGTCACCTGCACCTCTCAGGCCACGCTGCTGACCGGCTTGCCGCCGTCCGAACACGGCGTCGTGGGCAACGGCTGGTACTTCCGCGACACCGGCGAAATCCGCTTCTGGCAACAGTCCAACGCATTGATCCAAGGCGAAACCCTGTACTCAGCGATCGCCCCGGCCAAGACAGCCAAGATGTTTTGGTGGTTCAACCAGGGCGCTCCGGTGCAGTGGAGTGCCACGCCCAAGCCGCACTACGGCAGCGACGGCTCGAAGCAGTTCGGCATTCTGGATCAAACCGATTGCCGATTGGTCGAGCAATTGGGCGAGTTCCCCTTTCACGCGTTTTGGGGACCTTTTGCGGGGCTGGCGTCGAGCGACTGGATTGCCCGGGCGTCGGCTGCCGTCATCCGCCAGCAACAACCCGACCTGACGCTGGTTTATCTTCCACACCTGGATTACGACTACCAGCGTTTCCCCCAGCGGGATCCGCAGCGAGTGGCGGAGGTCGATCGTTGTGCGGGAGAAGTCATCGATGCGGCGGACGCCGTTGGCGCGAAAGTGGTGGTGGTCTCCGAATACGGTCTGGTGCCGGTATCGCGGCCGGTGTTGATCAACCGCTTGCTACGGCAACAGGGGTGGCTGAGTGTCCGCGACGGACCGTTTGGCGAGATGTTAATGCCGATGGATAGCCAGGCGTTTGCCGTCGCCGACCATCAACTGGCGCATGTGTATGTGCGCGACCCCAGCCTCCGCGCGGCCGTCCGCCGCACGCTCGAAGCGGCCGAGGGGATCGCGGCGGTGGTCGATCCGCATGACATCGGCCTGGGGCACGCCCGCAGCGGCGAACTGATCGCGCTGGCGGATCCCGAAGCTTGGTTCGCGTATTACTACTGGTTAGACGATGCCCGCGCCCCGGACTTTGCCCGCTGCGTCGACATCCACCGCAAACCCGGCTACGACCCCTGCGAGCTGTTCATCACCAGCAAGCTCCGCGCGGCAGCGCGACTGGCTCAGAAAAAACTCGGCATGCGGTATCGCATGGACGTGATCCCGCTAGACCCCAGCTTGGTCCGCGGCAGCCACGGTCTGCATCCGGACCCGCAGAGCGGCCCGGTAATCGTGGGCGACGACGCGCCGGAGGACATGCAGGATGTGAAATCCTACGTCCAGGGCCTAATGGCTTAG
- a CDS encoding nucleoside hydrolase: MSTKVIIDCDPGIDDAVALTLALFDPRLDVLAITATAGSVDAEQATNNVQAIVAQLDPPRFPRIGRATPSENAPVVDDRYLLGPDGLGDFSVHVTDRQHMHSSEKVISELLRLYPDEITLICLGPLTNVARVFQRDASLAKTVGKLLISGGAVQCNGNITVAAEQNMFFDPPAAQTVFHSPTTKSLVPLDVTNATTFGVDLLEKLPNKEEPVGKMLHQMLQHAFRVSHQKLGRELIPLQDAVTLIAALEPDLFDWEEMPGDVETRGAITRGMTIFDRRDRRTDRCNMEVALSGSRTEIRAQVVRGLRYAGQEQ; this comes from the coding sequence ATGAGCACAAAAGTAATCATCGACTGTGACCCGGGAATCGACGACGCGGTAGCTTTGACGCTGGCGTTGTTCGACCCGCGACTGGATGTCTTGGCCATCACCGCCACCGCCGGCAGCGTGGACGCCGAGCAAGCCACCAACAACGTGCAAGCCATTGTGGCTCAGCTGGACCCGCCGCGGTTTCCGCGCATCGGTCGGGCTACGCCATCGGAAAACGCGCCGGTGGTGGACGACCGCTATCTGCTGGGCCCAGACGGATTGGGCGACTTCTCGGTCCACGTCACCGATCGCCAGCACATGCACAGTTCGGAAAAAGTGATCTCCGAACTGCTGCGGTTGTACCCCGATGAAATCACGCTGATCTGTCTGGGACCGCTCACCAACGTCGCCCGCGTATTCCAACGCGACGCCTCGCTGGCCAAAACGGTTGGCAAACTGCTGATCAGTGGTGGCGCGGTGCAGTGCAATGGCAACATCACCGTGGCCGCCGAACAAAATATGTTCTTCGATCCGCCGGCCGCCCAAACCGTGTTCCACTCGCCAACCACCAAAAGCCTGGTCCCACTGGACGTGACCAACGCGACCACTTTCGGGGTCGACCTGTTGGAAAAACTGCCCAATAAAGAGGAACCGGTCGGCAAGATGCTGCACCAGATGCTGCAACACGCGTTTCGCGTTTCACATCAGAAACTGGGACGGGAACTGATTCCCTTGCAAGACGCCGTGACCCTGATCGCCGCTCTGGAGCCAGACCTGTTCGATTGGGAGGAAATGCCCGGGGATGTCGAAACCCGCGGCGCAATCACGCGTGGCATGACCATCTTCGATCGCCGCGATCGTCGCACCGATCGCTGCAATATGGAAGTCGCTCTGTCGGGTTCGAGGACCGAGATCCGCGCCCAAGTCGTCCGCGGCCTGAGGTACGCCGGCCAGGAACAATAA
- a CDS encoding VWA domain-containing protein has translation MNDSYQNDPRITDYVLDAMTAPQREAFEQELAGDPRLAEEVKLATEVTDRLQALYAAEATGGLSADRHEAIFAAAQPDAAAPQPASVAPQISGVERSWLSIATLVVPLLMLVAILLYAARQSSPQLAESEPLRSELIDEQLTKKLEPERQPPQATPVRAEAAEQSSPRLLNESQVQDAGPQPAPADSYALGAMPPAPANDNLNTNLQTMGSNSGQLDGAVTSQPTVMFDTALARGGAIRASRQKQLAAPYGWRVQNRARDDASRGGAVALDEQMEMGGMDMNMGMNMGMGMGSEEMMGMDMMDVMGMDMGMGPGMGGDQYAPITDNPFQRATEHPLSTFSIDVDTASYSKVRSYLQQNSLPRPDAVRIEELINYFDYQYSGPGNPPSEDAEQADEETPGEVAPFKADVEIAGCPWTPEHRLVRVGIKGREIENENRPASNLVFLLDVSGSMNNPNKLPLVKRGMQMLLDQLGENDRVAIVVYASASGLVLDSTPANQHAKIFNALERLSAGGSTNGGDGIRLAYSVARDNFIEGGVNRVLLCTDGDFNVGTTGTDELVRLVEQESKGGIFVSVLGFGMGNHNDSMLEQISNKGNGNYAFIDTAAEAHKVFVKQTNSTLVTIAKDVKIQVEFNPQEVAAYRLIGYENRILAKEDFNDDTVDAGEIGAGHTVTALYEVVPTGEQPEPIAPAVDELRYQKGPRMTKQAGSGEMLTLKLRYKLPDDDTSSLLKFPVRDADHSFGEASEDFQFASAVAGFGMQLRNSPYKGQWTLAAVTETAESAVGEDAHGLRTEFVELVKKAATLKGETQP, from the coding sequence ATGAACGACTCCTATCAGAACGACCCGCGGATCACGGACTATGTCTTGGACGCCATGACGGCCCCGCAGCGTGAGGCGTTCGAACAGGAACTGGCCGGCGATCCGCGGTTGGCCGAAGAAGTCAAACTGGCTACTGAGGTCACCGACCGCCTTCAAGCTCTCTACGCCGCGGAAGCGACCGGGGGACTGTCGGCCGACCGGCACGAGGCGATTTTCGCCGCCGCTCAGCCCGATGCCGCAGCACCGCAACCCGCCTCGGTCGCTCCACAGATCTCGGGCGTCGAACGATCTTGGCTGTCGATCGCGACGTTGGTTGTGCCGCTGCTGATGCTGGTCGCCATCCTGCTGTACGCCGCTCGACAAAGCAGCCCGCAACTGGCCGAGAGCGAACCGCTGCGGAGTGAATTGATCGATGAACAGCTGACCAAGAAGCTGGAACCCGAACGGCAACCACCGCAAGCCACGCCGGTGCGCGCCGAAGCCGCTGAGCAATCGAGCCCACGTCTGCTCAATGAAAGCCAAGTCCAGGACGCCGGCCCTCAACCCGCTCCCGCCGATTCGTACGCGTTGGGCGCGATGCCCCCGGCTCCTGCTAACGACAACTTGAACACGAACCTACAAACGATGGGCAGCAACAGCGGTCAGCTTGACGGCGCGGTGACCTCGCAACCCACCGTCATGTTCGACACTGCTTTAGCGCGAGGAGGCGCCATCCGTGCGTCACGCCAAAAACAGCTAGCCGCTCCATACGGCTGGCGCGTACAAAACCGGGCCCGGGATGATGCAAGCCGAGGCGGTGCCGTCGCCTTGGACGAACAGATGGAAATGGGCGGCATGGACATGAACATGGGCATGAACATGGGGATGGGCATGGGAAGCGAAGAAATGATGGGGATGGACATGATGGATGTGATGGGCATGGACATGGGCATGGGCCCTGGTATGGGAGGCGATCAGTACGCACCGATCACCGACAATCCTTTCCAGCGTGCCACCGAACATCCGCTCAGCACCTTTTCGATCGACGTCGACACGGCCTCGTACAGCAAGGTCCGCAGCTACTTGCAGCAGAACAGCTTGCCTCGACCCGACGCGGTGCGGATCGAAGAACTGATCAACTACTTCGACTATCAGTACAGCGGCCCCGGCAATCCGCCCAGCGAGGACGCCGAACAAGCCGACGAAGAGACGCCCGGCGAAGTGGCTCCCTTCAAAGCCGACGTGGAGATCGCTGGCTGCCCGTGGACGCCCGAGCACCGGCTGGTACGAGTGGGAATCAAGGGTCGCGAAATCGAAAACGAAAATCGTCCCGCCAGCAACCTGGTGTTTCTGCTGGACGTCTCTGGTTCAATGAACAACCCCAACAAGTTGCCGCTGGTCAAACGCGGCATGCAGATGTTGCTGGATCAGTTGGGTGAAAACGATCGGGTGGCCATCGTCGTGTACGCTTCGGCCAGCGGTCTCGTGCTCGATTCCACGCCCGCCAACCAGCACGCCAAAATCTTTAATGCTCTTGAACGTCTGTCGGCCGGCGGCAGTACCAACGGCGGCGACGGCATCCGATTGGCCTATAGCGTTGCTCGAGACAATTTTATCGAGGGCGGTGTCAATCGCGTGCTGCTGTGCACCGACGGCGACTTCAACGTCGGCACCACCGGAACCGACGAATTGGTGCGGTTGGTCGAACAGGAAAGCAAGGGCGGCATCTTCGTCTCCGTGCTGGGCTTTGGGATGGGCAACCACAACGATTCGATGCTGGAACAAATCAGCAACAAGGGCAACGGCAACTACGCCTTTATCGATACCGCCGCCGAAGCTCACAAGGTGTTCGTCAAACAAACCAACAGCACGTTGGTGACGATCGCCAAAGACGTCAAGATTCAGGTCGAGTTCAATCCACAGGAGGTCGCCGCGTATCGCTTGATCGGTTACGAAAATCGCATCCTGGCCAAGGAAGATTTTAATGACGACACCGTCGACGCCGGCGAAATCGGCGCGGGGCACACGGTCACGGCGCTGTACGAAGTCGTACCAACCGGCGAGCAACCGGAGCCTATCGCTCCGGCCGTCGATGAGCTGCGGTACCAGAAAGGGCCGCGGATGACCAAGCAGGCTGGCAGCGGCGAAATGCTGACACTGAAACTGCGTTACAAACTGCCCGATGACGACACCAGCTCGCTGCTGAAATTCCCCGTTCGCGATGCCGATCACAGCTTCGGCGAGGCCAGCGAAGACTTCCAGTTCGCCAGCGCCGTGGCCGGCTTCGGCATGCAGCTCCGCAACTCGCCCTACAAAGGCCAGTGGACCCTGGCAGCGGTCACCGAAACCGCGGAATCCGCCGTGGGTGAAGACGCCCACGGGTTGCGCACCGAATTCGTCGAGCTGGTCAAAAAAGCCGCCACCCTCAAAGGCGAAACGCAACCCTAA
- a CDS encoding RNA polymerase sigma factor: protein MQEEPFDDRRQRLQRLVDQYEPLLLPYAQRLCGGDFQRAQDAVQETFLRLCREDLADIDGRISAWLFAVCRTRVIDMHRIHQPDLVSPDQVSQSAAADSGPAETAERADEQQRLAAQVSRLPPRQQEVLRLRLHAGLSYREIADVTGITVSNVGVQLHQAIRTLRDALAVS, encoded by the coding sequence TTGCAGGAAGAACCCTTCGACGACCGCCGGCAACGCCTTCAACGACTGGTCGACCAGTACGAGCCGTTGTTGTTGCCGTATGCCCAGCGGCTGTGCGGAGGCGACTTCCAGCGAGCTCAGGACGCGGTGCAGGAAACCTTCCTGCGTCTGTGCCGTGAAGATCTGGCGGATATCGATGGCCGGATCTCGGCTTGGCTGTTTGCCGTTTGTCGAACCCGAGTGATTGACATGCACCGCATCCATCAACCTGACCTCGTTTCGCCCGACCAGGTTTCGCAATCCGCGGCGGCCGACAGCGGTCCCGCGGAAACGGCGGAACGGGCCGACGAGCAACAGCGGCTGGCCGCTCAGGTCAGCCGCCTGCCGCCGCGGCAGCAGGAAGTCCTGCGGCTGCGTTTGCACGCCGGTTTGTCGTACCGAGAAATCGCCGATGTCACCGGCATCACGGTCAGCAACGTCGGCGTGCAACTGCATCAAGCCATCCGCACGCTCCGCGATGCCCTGGCCGTTTCCTAA